A genomic segment from Pseudobdellovibrionaceae bacterium encodes:
- a CDS encoding TonB family protein — MATLLALNPSEIFKEETKDIRPPVIQVNVPPTPVEQVAKEQNIEMNNALLASLAPDSFAPQDYGAGVSFSGAGGPGVGGSGGFGTDMSQLVQERAEMNRPPGVMLKGQLEYPLEARQKNISGYVILKILISENGVVQNVEVEESQPRGIFDRAAIQSVKSWRFEPAMIKGKFAAAWTSQKIRFELN; from the coding sequence TTGGCTACATTATTGGCGTTAAACCCGTCAGAGATTTTTAAAGAAGAGACAAAAGACATCAGACCTCCAGTCATTCAGGTGAATGTGCCACCCACTCCTGTTGAACAGGTTGCTAAAGAACAAAACATTGAGATGAATAATGCGCTACTTGCCAGTTTGGCTCCTGATTCTTTTGCGCCACAAGATTATGGTGCGGGCGTATCTTTTTCTGGTGCAGGAGGACCTGGTGTAGGTGGAAGTGGTGGTTTTGGAACCGACATGTCTCAGCTTGTACAGGAAAGAGCTGAAATGAATAGACCCCCAGGAGTGATGTTAAAAGGACAGTTAGAGTATCCGCTTGAAGCTCGACAGAAAAATATTTCTGGTTATGTGATATTAAAAATATTGATTTCAGAAAACGGTGTTGTGCAAAACGTAGAGGTTGAAGAAAGTCAGCCTCGAGGGATATTTGATCGTGCGGCAATACAGTCGGTAAAAAGTTGGAGATTTGAACCAGCAATGATTAAAGGAAAATTTGCTGCGGCATGGACGTCGCAAAAAATTAGATTTGAGTTGAATTAA
- a CDS encoding ferredoxin, whose translation MADKNDKYDENAKGKFYVDRSCIACDACYTTAPDNFQITEDYDHAFVMKQPENEEELERCQEALEGCPVEAIGLDGAEEE comes from the coding sequence ATGGCCGACAAAAATGACAAATACGATGAAAACGCCAAAGGGAAGTTCTATGTCGATCGCTCTTGCATTGCCTGCGACGCATGCTACACGACGGCCCCCGACAATTTTCAAATCACCGAAGATTATGATCACGCTTTTGTCATGAAACAGCCCGAAAACGAAGAAGAGTTAGAGCGTTGTCAAGAGGCCCTTGAAGGGTGCCCCGTAGAGGCCATCGGACTTGATGGTGCGGAAGAAGAGTAA
- a CDS encoding MotA/TolQ/ExbB proton channel family protein, giving the protein MKDRIFAVAHYADAAVLYLLVTLTILSLFIIVERFIKLSKISRQSLEQRRKLEESMTSVKIGNLEELDLDSQSLEGKVLNYAFEHIEQNGLKGLNETFDSFLKFQKPKLERSLAFLATVGSNAPYIGLFGTVLGIMKSFYDMSHATNAGQQTVMAGISAALIATAAGLMVAIPNVVAYNYFQKQVAGIIGSVEGAKDMIVAYAKMKGH; this is encoded by the coding sequence ATGAAAGATAGAATTTTTGCAGTAGCACATTATGCAGACGCGGCAGTGCTATACCTGCTAGTCACTTTAACAATATTAAGTCTTTTTATTATTGTGGAAAGGTTTATCAAGTTGTCCAAAATATCAAGGCAAAGTCTTGAACAAAGGCGGAAGCTTGAAGAATCAATGACGTCAGTAAAAATAGGTAACTTAGAGGAGTTGGACCTAGATTCTCAGTCTTTAGAAGGGAAAGTCTTAAACTATGCTTTTGAACATATCGAACAAAATGGCTTAAAAGGATTAAATGAAACATTTGATAGTTTTTTGAAATTTCAAAAACCAAAGCTTGAACGTTCCTTAGCTTTTTTAGCTACAGTAGGTTCAAATGCTCCATATATAGGACTTTTTGGTACGGTTCTTGGAATTATGAAGTCATTTTATGATATGTCACACGCTACCAATGCAGGTCAACAAACGGTTATGGCAGGGATATCTGCGGCCTTAATTGCCACTGCTGCTGGACTGATGGTGGCGATCCCTAATGTGGTTGCGTATAATTACTTTCAAAAACAGGTGGCTGGTATTATTGGAAGTGTTGAAGGGGCTAAAGATATGATTGTGGCTTATGCCAAAATGAAGGGGCATTAG
- a CDS encoding peptide chain release factor 3, whose product MALKFEDEVARRRTFAIISHPDAGKTTITEKILYNGRVIREAGEVRGKKGTKAATSDWMTLEQERGVSITSSVMNFDFEGLRINLLDTPGHKDFGEDTYRTLHAADCAAMLIDAAKGVETQTQKLYEVARRRKMPIFTFANKMDREGKDPLDLIDDVEKTLGMSCFPVTWPIGMGSLFKGLYHRLDHKLYLYTKGEELPEIIDVTGWDDPVIKDKVGEELYQSFAETIELLEGALEPFSHDAFLKGEISPMTFGSAKYNWGVDVFLRLFCEQAPAPISRMTTTGELDPQNKQFSGFVFKIQANMDRKHRDRVAFIRVCSGKFERGMKVFHTRLEREIRLSYANQFMAQERETVDEAFSGDIVGVTDTGNFQIGDTVTSGKDFKFMPIPRFAPEIFGRLNVKDPLKRRKMHEAIQHLVEEGLIQFFYHPSIGRQDAILGVVGELQFEVLLYRLEDEYGLDVKLERLPYELARWVFDSEGQFYREAPKGVDDLYLDNFENPVVLLQNEWDLKWLERDNPDLRFSLSALLS is encoded by the coding sequence ATGGCTCTGAAGTTTGAAGATGAAGTGGCTCGCCGTCGCACGTTTGCGATCATCTCCCACCCCGATGCAGGTAAAACCACCATCACCGAAAAGATTCTTTATAATGGACGAGTCATTCGTGAAGCAGGTGAGGTGCGTGGTAAAAAAGGAACAAAGGCCGCCACTTCTGATTGGATGACTTTAGAGCAAGAGCGTGGAGTTTCCATCACCTCTAGTGTGATGAACTTTGATTTTGAGGGGTTGCGTATCAATCTTTTGGATACCCCAGGCCATAAAGATTTTGGTGAGGACACTTATCGTACTTTGCATGCTGCTGACTGTGCGGCGATGCTTATTGATGCGGCCAAGGGTGTGGAAACCCAGACACAAAAATTATATGAAGTGGCCCGCCGTCGTAAGATGCCGATTTTTACTTTTGCCAACAAGATGGACCGAGAAGGCAAAGACCCGTTGGACTTGATTGATGACGTGGAAAAGACTTTAGGGATGTCTTGCTTTCCAGTGACTTGGCCTATTGGTATGGGGTCTTTATTTAAAGGTCTGTATCACCGTTTGGATCATAAACTTTACTTGTACACCAAAGGGGAAGAGCTTCCTGAAATCATTGATGTCACAGGTTGGGATGATCCCGTGATTAAAGATAAGGTGGGCGAGGAACTTTACCAATCTTTTGCTGAAACCATTGAACTTTTAGAGGGAGCCTTAGAACCTTTTTCTCACGACGCCTTTTTAAAGGGTGAGATCAGTCCCATGACGTTTGGAAGTGCGAAGTACAATTGGGGAGTGGATGTGTTCTTGCGTTTATTTTGCGAGCAGGCCCCCGCCCCCATCAGTCGAATGACCACAACAGGAGAGTTAGACCCACAAAATAAACAGTTTTCAGGTTTTGTGTTTAAAATCCAAGCCAATATGGACAGAAAACACCGCGACCGTGTGGCTTTCATTCGGGTATGTAGCGGCAAGTTTGAACGAGGCATGAAGGTGTTTCATACTCGTTTAGAACGTGAAATTCGTTTATCTTATGCCAACCAATTTATGGCCCAGGAGCGAGAAACCGTAGATGAGGCTTTTAGCGGGGACATTGTCGGCGTGACTGACACAGGGAACTTTCAAATTGGGGATACGGTAACTTCGGGCAAAGACTTTAAATTTATGCCGATCCCGCGTTTTGCTCCAGAAATTTTTGGTCGTCTGAATGTCAAAGACCCTTTAAAGCGTCGTAAAATGCACGAAGCCATCCAGCATCTTGTAGAAGAGGGACTGATCCAGTTTTTTTATCATCCTTCTATCGGTCGACAAGATGCGATCTTGGGTGTGGTTGGGGAGCTGCAATTTGAAGTGCTTCTTTATCGTTTAGAAGATGAGTACGGGTTGGATGTGAAACTTGAGCGTTTGCCCTATGAGCTGGCGCGGTGGGTGTTTGATTCTGAAGGGCAATTTTACCGTGAAGCCCCTAAAGGTGTGGATGATTTATATCTGGATAATTTTGAAAACCCCGTTGTGCTTTTGCAAAATGAATGGGATTTAAAATGGCTAGAACGAGACAACCCAGATCTAAGGTTTTCGCTTTCAGCCCTTTTAAGCTAA
- a CDS encoding segregation/condensation protein A encodes MAAGVTVHLHHFEGPLGLLLYLIRKEEMDIMNINIGQITDQYLTYIRNMGSLDLENAGEFVAMAATLIHIKSKMLLPHYSEDEDEPAEDPRKELVQKLLDYQIYKEASQDLYGRPLLGRDVWIKGAKEPLPEAPDDLIEVDENPLFSMILSYRKVVKRVKKAVHRVAGRMQSVASRILEIKEYLKPGSWMSFFELMDVTRQELQAQKERRAQAEKNGETLAEEYEYIADGPEKTKLLITFLSLLELGKIGFVRLFQSETYGDIHVETLQSVEKDVISQVEEYEVLDTEDSANQLFAKSMAEEQVDMNFEEPTADLLQETSEASLQGALDLDDLNDSSKEFNDFDSDTEDLSEQSERSELAFEADKNAALEEGFIEEAATDEEIEDEERKLGLEI; translated from the coding sequence GTGGCAGCAGGTGTAACAGTACATCTTCATCATTTTGAGGGTCCTTTAGGTCTTCTTTTGTATTTGATTCGCAAAGAAGAGATGGACATCATGAACATCAATATTGGTCAAATCACAGACCAGTATCTGACCTATATTCGCAACATGGGCAGTTTGGATTTAGAAAACGCGGGCGAGTTTGTGGCAATGGCCGCGACTCTGATTCATATCAAGTCTAAAATGCTTTTGCCTCACTATTCTGAAGACGAAGACGAACCCGCAGAAGACCCGCGTAAAGAACTCGTACAAAAACTCTTGGACTATCAAATTTATAAAGAGGCCTCTCAAGATCTTTATGGTCGCCCTCTCTTAGGACGTGATGTGTGGATCAAAGGGGCTAAAGAGCCTTTGCCAGAAGCTCCCGATGATTTGATTGAAGTGGATGAAAACCCTCTTTTTTCCATGATTCTAAGTTATAGAAAAGTCGTCAAACGAGTGAAGAAGGCGGTCCATCGTGTGGCGGGTCGTATGCAGTCGGTGGCTTCACGAATCTTAGAGATCAAAGAGTATCTAAAGCCAGGAAGTTGGATGAGCTTTTTTGAATTGATGGACGTCACACGCCAAGAGTTGCAAGCACAAAAAGAACGTCGGGCTCAAGCCGAAAAAAATGGCGAAACATTGGCAGAAGAGTACGAGTATATTGCTGATGGCCCAGAGAAGACCAAACTTTTAATCACATTCTTGTCTTTGCTAGAATTAGGAAAGATTGGTTTTGTGAGACTTTTTCAGTCTGAAACCTATGGCGACATCCATGTCGAGACTTTACAGTCCGTAGAAAAAGATGTGATTTCACAAGTGGAAGAGTACGAAGTTTTAGACACAGAAGACAGTGCCAATCAGCTTTTTGCGAAGAGCATGGCCGAAGAGCAAGTGGATATGAATTTTGAAGAGCCCACTGCGGACCTTTTGCAAGAGACTTCAGAAGCCTCCCTGCAAGGGGCACTGGACTTAGATGATCTTAATGACTCTTCTAAAGAGTTTAACGATTTCGATTCAGATACAGAAGACCTCTCTGAACAGAGCGAGCGCAGTGAACTGGCATTTGAGGCCGACAAGAATGCGGCGCTTGAAGAAGGATTCATTGAAGAAGCCGCTACAGACGAAGAGATCGAGGATGAAGAACGTAAATTAGGTTTAGAGATTTAA
- a CDS encoding biopolymer transporter ExbD → MAAKAGGSSETISDINMVPLIDIILVVLIIFMVTAPALIKPSIEVDLPEAASGDETTPSLLNVAITAEGMVLLNNEEVDEDEAKLLAKEEFERNPEVQAIVVADQNLPYWQVIKVLDWIKSSGVKNFAVTTDKPVTH, encoded by the coding sequence ATGGCAGCAAAAGCAGGTGGAAGTTCTGAGACGATTTCTGACATCAATATGGTACCACTTATTGATATTATCTTAGTGGTGCTTATTATTTTCATGGTGACAGCCCCCGCTCTGATTAAACCTAGCATAGAAGTGGATTTACCCGAAGCGGCCTCTGGAGACGAAACCACACCAAGTCTTTTAAATGTGGCGATCACTGCTGAGGGTATGGTGCTGTTGAATAACGAAGAGGTAGATGAAGACGAGGCGAAGTTACTAGCAAAAGAGGAATTTGAAAGGAACCCAGAGGTGCAAGCCATTGTCGTTGCCGATCAGAATTTACCTTATTGGCAAGTAATAAAGGTACTAGATTGGATCAAGTCGTCTGGTGTTAAAAATTTTGCGGTGACCACAGATAAACCAGTAACACATTGA
- the scpB gene encoding SMC-Scp complex subunit ScpB produces MSKKNKKAKNKKTQNKEINAVQGESSALDFEGVEFSVEAGDPLLALSDGTADTEKKANLWDAAEDIDDNNISEEAANAEAKAQTADDVNLEMELGAQDEFELETAFEEQEEVSDEDSMAVLAEEENEDEPVAEVNENGEVLELVQLTDDEAVSVIESLLFISDRPVGMTTFKNAFVGTNVTTKKIKTLIAELQGDLAQTRRGVSLEEVDGAFQLRTKVDNQIYIKKIIKARVFKLTGPSLETLAVIAYKQPCIKADVDEVRGVESGHLVRALMDKGLVAFAGKSDLPGKPMFYKTTRKFLEIFGLRNINELPTLKEMEELLPEGIGEEEEKETLSDLTGKLSENYEGNYSVAEDELGKITEQLAGISTNTEFFEEEKRKQKEKQDRERAEALQEAVALGDEVDPKDLKWLEKYEAKLAAELEQAEASAAQADVSHDPILDDVSQVAGSKENEEPAAAVDVESASFDSATEDSTLEDLAFATYEDETLTEELEESEESDPLDLL; encoded by the coding sequence ATGAGTAAAAAGAACAAAAAGGCTAAAAATAAAAAAACTCAGAACAAAGAGATCAATGCCGTTCAGGGCGAATCTTCTGCTCTTGATTTTGAGGGCGTGGAGTTCAGTGTAGAAGCTGGGGACCCACTTTTAGCTCTCTCTGATGGGACGGCCGATACAGAGAAAAAAGCAAACCTGTGGGATGCTGCTGAGGATATTGATGACAATAATATCTCTGAAGAGGCGGCCAATGCAGAAGCTAAAGCACAGACTGCAGACGACGTAAATCTAGAAATGGAGTTAGGAGCTCAGGACGAGTTTGAACTGGAAACGGCTTTTGAGGAACAAGAAGAAGTTTCAGATGAAGACAGCATGGCGGTTTTAGCAGAAGAAGAAAACGAAGATGAGCCTGTGGCTGAAGTGAATGAAAATGGGGAAGTTTTAGAGCTTGTACAGTTGACAGATGACGAAGCCGTGTCAGTGATTGAGTCTTTGTTGTTCATTTCTGATCGACCAGTGGGAATGACCACGTTTAAAAATGCTTTTGTGGGCACAAATGTGACCACCAAAAAGATCAAGACCTTGATTGCTGAACTGCAAGGGGATTTAGCCCAAACTCGTCGTGGGGTGAGTTTAGAAGAGGTCGATGGGGCCTTTCAACTGCGCACAAAAGTGGACAATCAAATCTATATTAAAAAGATCATCAAAGCACGTGTGTTTAAACTTACGGGACCGTCTTTAGAAACTTTAGCTGTAATTGCCTATAAACAACCTTGCATTAAAGCCGATGTGGATGAAGTGCGTGGGGTTGAGTCGGGACACCTGGTGCGTGCACTTATGGATAAAGGACTTGTGGCCTTTGCAGGCAAGAGCGACCTACCTGGCAAGCCTATGTTTTATAAGACCACACGTAAATTTTTAGAAATTTTTGGCCTGCGCAATATCAACGAGCTTCCTACATTAAAAGAAATGGAAGAACTCCTTCCTGAAGGCATTGGCGAAGAAGAGGAAAAAGAAACCCTAAGTGATTTAACAGGAAAGTTATCTGAAAATTACGAAGGCAACTATTCTGTGGCTGAAGATGAATTAGGTAAAATCACTGAACAGCTCGCGGGAATTTCTACGAACACCGAATTTTTTGAAGAAGAAAAGCGTAAACAAAAAGAAAAGCAAGATCGTGAACGTGCGGAAGCCTTACAAGAAGCTGTCGCCCTCGGTGATGAGGTCGATCCTAAAGATTTAAAATGGCTTGAAAAGTACGAAGCGAAATTGGCAGCAGAACTAGAACAAGCCGAAGCCAGTGCCGCACAAGCAGACGTCAGTCACGATCCAATTCTAGATGACGTGTCACAAGTGGCAGGCAGCAAAGAGAATGAAGAGCCTGCTGCAGCCGTCGACGTGGAATCAGCATCTTTCGACAGTGCTACAGAGGATTCGACTTTAGAAGATCTTGCGTTTGCCACTTATGAAGATGAAACTTTGACTGAGGAGCTAGAAGAGTCTGAGGAGTCAGATCCTTTGGATTTGTTATAA
- a CDS encoding ankyrin repeat domain-containing protein, whose translation MIFYRFSILLVAVSCIHCGKHDIENFGYVRQVNAAGGEAAVNWPDRFEEAVNQNKDDEFKNLLEEDEAQFNVLLKNGRTPLIHSVISGSNYFIYLLLQKDVDIDQTDTQGKTALDYAVEMQKDRAQLMLNPDLQIQFQSVLFLKIIEDSDDVASEVKRLLESGTDPNYMDTDMGETPLTMAIKKKSLAVTTLIRWTDPELGLTPVDINLPNMEDKKPLTIALETNFRRAILALQALSAEE comes from the coding sequence TTGATCTTTTATAGATTCAGTATTTTACTTGTTGCTGTTTCTTGTATTCATTGTGGCAAGCATGACATTGAGAACTTTGGTTATGTTAGACAGGTCAATGCTGCGGGCGGTGAGGCAGCAGTGAACTGGCCAGATCGCTTTGAAGAAGCTGTCAATCAAAACAAAGATGATGAGTTTAAAAATCTTTTGGAAGAAGATGAAGCGCAGTTTAATGTACTTTTAAAAAATGGAAGAACCCCCTTAATCCATTCTGTAATTTCTGGAAGTAATTATTTTATTTACTTATTATTGCAAAAGGACGTTGATATAGATCAAACAGATACTCAAGGGAAGACAGCTTTAGATTATGCAGTAGAAATGCAAAAAGACAGGGCCCAGTTAATGCTTAATCCTGATTTGCAAATACAGTTTCAAAGCGTACTGTTTTTGAAAATCATTGAAGATAGTGATGATGTGGCTAGTGAAGTTAAGAGACTTTTAGAGTCTGGGACTGATCCAAATTATATGGACACTGACATGGGTGAAACGCCACTTACTATGGCTATTAAAAAGAAATCTCTGGCTGTGACAACTTTAATAAGATGGACTGATCCTGAGTTAGGATTAACGCCTGTGGATATAAATTTGCCAAATATGGAAGATAAAAAACCATTAACAATTGCATTAGAAACAAACTTTAGACGTGCCATTTTGGCATTACAAGCTTTATCAGCTGAGGAATAG
- a CDS encoding site-2 protease family protein, whose amino-acid sequence MDLVEVGSKISLFFIPFLFAICFHEWAHALVARLKGDPTAEMMGRLTLNPLPHIDPLGTVVFPMLAILSGGFFFFGWAKPVPVSVRNLKQPSKDMFWIAIAGPLSNLFLAVVAAFLLGANARFNPFPDYADAIMKILQFFIIINLSLMVFNFIPIHPLDGGKILARFLPSSANEWLENNSSTLGVALLALIILDGLTGRGSTLIGAPVRFLYENLVGAVGYFFTFVI is encoded by the coding sequence ATGGATTTAGTTGAAGTTGGTTCTAAGATCAGTTTATTTTTCATCCCATTCTTGTTTGCAATCTGTTTTCATGAATGGGCCCATGCTTTGGTGGCTCGCCTTAAGGGGGACCCTACGGCTGAAATGATGGGGAGACTGACCCTCAATCCACTTCCCCATATTGATCCTTTGGGTACGGTGGTGTTTCCGATGTTAGCCATTTTGTCAGGTGGATTTTTCTTTTTTGGTTGGGCCAAGCCTGTGCCTGTCAGCGTGAGGAACTTAAAACAGCCCTCTAAAGACATGTTTTGGATTGCCATTGCGGGGCCTTTGTCTAATCTGTTTTTAGCTGTGGTTGCAGCTTTTCTTTTAGGGGCTAATGCGCGGTTTAACCCCTTTCCTGATTATGCGGACGCCATCATGAAGATTCTGCAATTTTTTATCATCATAAATCTGTCTTTGATGGTCTTTAATTTTATCCCCATTCATCCTTTGGATGGAGGTAAAATTTTGGCGCGATTTTTACCCTCATCAGCTAATGAATGGTTGGAAAATAATAGCTCCACTTTGGGTGTAGCCCTTTTAGCTTTAATTATTTTGGATGGCCTAACGGGTCGCGGGTCTACTCTTATTGGGGCTCCCGTGCGATTTTTATATGAAAATTTGGTGGGTGCGGTCGGTTACTTTTTTACCTTTGTCATTTAG
- a CDS encoding DUF3450 domain-containing protein, which translates to MKNIFIIWMYLFGCSVYAETSWEKLTQDLTKQRSEVEVLSQDIDSIQSLKQSELNQLIMQKNELEAQIEKENLRQIQFDEKLKRLELKVKQSEKTNPNAYEKVVKWVTGFQSVVQASVPFEHQSRIATLTDILGRLDKKREPLELVLSDFWVFVESEIKLAHTNEYKIVNVTIKDTDEQVEVARLGLAQLYAVTTEGKAYKAIPVGDKWSWTLIEDAKTRSSVLHLVKNLKNKVDTGIYTLPVSI; encoded by the coding sequence ATGAAGAATATTTTTATAATATGGATGTATTTGTTTGGGTGTAGTGTATATGCTGAAACATCGTGGGAAAAGTTAACTCAAGATTTAACAAAACAGAGATCAGAGGTAGAGGTTTTAAGTCAGGATATTGATAGTATTCAGAGTCTTAAACAGTCAGAGCTTAATCAACTCATAATGCAAAAAAATGAACTTGAAGCTCAAATTGAGAAAGAAAATCTTCGTCAAATTCAATTTGATGAGAAGCTTAAAAGATTGGAATTAAAAGTTAAACAGTCAGAAAAGACAAATCCCAATGCCTATGAAAAAGTTGTTAAATGGGTGACAGGCTTTCAGTCTGTTGTGCAAGCGTCAGTGCCTTTTGAACATCAGTCCAGAATAGCAACTTTGACTGATATTCTGGGTAGATTAGATAAAAAACGTGAGCCTCTGGAGTTAGTATTGTCTGACTTTTGGGTATTTGTGGAAAGTGAAATCAAATTGGCACATACCAATGAATATAAGATTGTGAATGTCACAATCAAAGATACAGATGAACAAGTTGAAGTTGCTAGGTTGGGATTGGCTCAGTTGTATGCCGTTACAACTGAGGGGAAGGCTTATAAAGCTATACCAGTTGGTGATAAATGGTCGTGGACACTTATTGAAGACGCAAAAACAAGGTCATCAGTTTTGCACTTGGTAAAAAACTTAAAAAATAAAGTAGATACAGGAATATATACGCTTCCTGTTTCAATTTGA
- a CDS encoding HTTM domain-containing protein, with translation MAVFKNRCIFCHPKLKALLSAAWGLKFLFPFKELNALQTYARGFGALTFVYSLFRIKDWDILYGSHTFVPRDFALSYFPEAVRPWVYIFPESQWGAIVMYVLMTLILLASAFRPLPVLVKAVAWFLHLMFFHRNLPGIYGGDLILNAFYFYYVFSETKNQNIYKMLLASAQLQLIVVYFVSALAKLTGKTWIEGSAIGLVMQNEQMVIWSFDLLSLSPMVSAILSWWVLFFELGAPFGFTGRKTKPYWIWTGIGMHFFIACFMGLWFFSSKMLLAYVLFRPKEWPKSYSSSAPSSPMASTGHPSRAS, from the coding sequence GTGGCAGTGTTCAAAAATAGATGTATCTTCTGTCATCCTAAACTTAAAGCCCTCTTAAGCGCAGCTTGGGGACTAAAGTTTTTATTTCCTTTTAAAGAGCTTAATGCTTTGCAAACCTATGCCCGAGGCTTTGGGGCTCTGACTTTTGTGTACAGTCTTTTTAGAATTAAGGACTGGGACATTTTGTATGGCTCACACACCTTTGTGCCCAGAGACTTCGCGCTGTCTTACTTTCCTGAGGCCGTCAGACCTTGGGTGTACATCTTCCCCGAATCTCAATGGGGAGCCATAGTGATGTACGTTCTGATGACGCTGATCCTTTTGGCTTCAGCCTTTAGGCCTTTGCCTGTGCTTGTCAAAGCCGTGGCTTGGTTTTTACATCTGATGTTCTTTCATCGCAATTTACCAGGAATATACGGTGGCGATCTTATTTTAAATGCTTTTTATTTTTACTATGTTTTTAGCGAAACCAAAAATCAGAACATTTATAAGATGCTGCTGGCCTCAGCCCAGTTGCAATTGATTGTGGTGTACTTTGTCTCAGCTCTGGCCAAGCTGACAGGAAAAACTTGGATTGAAGGTTCAGCTATTGGACTGGTGATGCAGAATGAACAGATGGTGATCTGGAGTTTTGATCTGCTCTCTTTGTCACCTATGGTGAGTGCAATTTTGAGTTGGTGGGTTCTATTTTTTGAACTTGGAGCCCCTTTTGGTTTTACTGGGCGTAAAACCAAACCCTACTGGATTTGGACAGGGATTGGGATGCACTTTTTTATTGCGTGCTTTATGGGGCTTTGGTTTTTCTCTTCAAAAATGCTTTTGGCCTATGTGCTGTTCCGACCCAAAGAGTGGCCGAAGTCTTACTCTTCTTCCGCACCATCAAGTCCGATGGCCTCTACGGGGCACCCTTCAAGGGCCTCTTGA
- a CDS encoding acyl-CoA dehydrogenase: MSQPLSLFSEDEVAFREAIADFAQNEIKPIVNRMDHEAKMDPDLVKKCFEMGLMGIESPENYGGLGSSFTAACIAVEELGKVDGSVSVLVDVQNTLVTNALLKWGSDSIKEKYLPKMATEWVGSYALSESSSGSDAFALKLRAEDKGDKYILNGNKLWITSANEAKVFIVFANVDPSQGYKGITAFVVERDFPGFSVGKKEEKLGIRASSTCELLFENCEVPKANILGEVGKGYKVAIETLNEGRIGIGAQMIGIAQGAYEAAKSYVQTREQFGKSISSFQGVQFQLAEMRTQIEAAKLLVYNAARLKDAGQPFVKEAAIAKLFSSRAAEKVASMAVDLFGGNGFTSEYPAEKFYRDAKIGQIYEGTSNMQLQTIAKLELS; this comes from the coding sequence ATGAGTCAGCCTTTAAGCCTGTTTTCTGAAGATGAAGTGGCCTTCCGTGAAGCCATTGCCGATTTTGCACAAAATGAAATCAAACCCATTGTAAACAGAATGGATCATGAGGCCAAAATGGACCCTGATCTGGTAAAAAAATGCTTTGAGATGGGCCTTATGGGAATTGAATCTCCTGAAAATTACGGGGGCTTAGGTTCAAGCTTTACCGCCGCCTGTATTGCCGTCGAAGAGTTAGGTAAAGTGGACGGCTCGGTGAGTGTTCTGGTGGACGTGCAAAACACTTTAGTGACCAATGCGCTGTTAAAATGGGGAAGTGACTCGATTAAAGAAAAGTATTTGCCCAAAATGGCGACAGAGTGGGTGGGGTCTTATGCTCTGAGTGAAAGCTCCTCAGGTTCTGATGCCTTTGCTTTAAAGTTAAGAGCGGAAGACAAGGGTGATAAGTATATCCTTAATGGCAATAAACTCTGGATCACCAGTGCTAATGAGGCCAAGGTGTTTATCGTTTTTGCTAACGTGGACCCTAGCCAAGGTTATAAAGGGATCACCGCTTTTGTGGTGGAGCGTGACTTTCCTGGATTTAGCGTAGGTAAAAAAGAAGAGAAGTTGGGCATTCGTGCTAGCTCTACTTGCGAGTTGCTTTTTGAAAATTGTGAAGTGCCTAAAGCCAATATCCTAGGTGAAGTGGGTAAGGGTTATAAAGTGGCCATTGAAACTTTAAACGAGGGTCGTATTGGTATTGGTGCTCAGATGATTGGGATTGCTCAAGGGGCTTACGAGGCAGCAAAATCTTATGTGCAGACTCGTGAGCAGTTTGGAAAGTCCATCTCTAGTTTTCAAGGGGTACAGTTTCAATTAGCAGAAATGCGCACACAGATCGAGGCGGCTAAACTTTTAGTTTACAATGCAGCTCGCTTAAAAGATGCAGGTCAGCCTTTTGTTAAAGAAGCTGCCATTGCTAAGCTTTTCTCGTCTCGTGCGGCTGAAAAAGTGGCATCTATGGCAGTTGATCTTTTTGGTGGGAATGGTTTTACTTCTGAGTATCCCGCTGAAAAGTTTTATCGCGACGCTAAAATTGGGCAAATTTATGAGGGGACGTCTAATATGCAATTGCAAACCATTGCAAAGTTAGAACTTTCATAA